From the genome of Candidatus Dadabacteria bacterium:
TGATTTCACGAGACAAGGTAAAAGAAAGAGTAACCGGTACACGGTTTACTAGGCCTAATACGAAAAAATTCAGTTTCTTAAGGTTAAAACAGATTATGAAATACTTTCTGAATAAAAATCTTTTCCCAATTCTGTCAGCGGTTCTCGTCTTTTCCGCTTCCGTTCTCTGTCCCCAGTTGGCTCCTGCAGAGAAATCCGAGCCGCTTCCGGACCTTACGAGGGCTAAGGTTGTTGTCGCCCCGGGCACAAGGCTTAAAAAAGCGAACGGGGAGGATTCACCCGCGGAACCCACTGATATTGCCAAGGAAGCCACGGAGTTGCTGGCCGAGGAGGCCGCAAAGGATCCGGATAAGCAAGACTTAAGGTCTCTCGGAAAAGATGCGTTGAAAGTTTCTGGCAACGAGACTTTGGAAGGCTTGGTCGAGGATCCTGGTCTACCGCTCGATTTAGCGGAGGAAGAAATTGTAGCCGAAGTTGAGAGGGCTCCTGGGCCGGAGACGAAGAAGCCTGAGGAAACAGTTGCGGTCTCGGGCGATGAAACTCTCGGTGAAGAGGGTGAGGAAATTCCCGAGGGCGAGGGGATGGTCAACCTTCGCTCCAACATGACGCTTAATGAGATGGTAAAGACCATAAGCGAGATCACCTCCGAGGTTTATCTCCTGAGTGACAAGATCAGGGACAAGAATGTGACGATCATAACTCCCGAGGGCGGTTTCGAGAAAGAGAATGCGTTTAGAATTTTTGAAATACTGCTCGATATGAACGGCTATTCGGTCATAAGCGCGGAGGGAGTTAACAAGGTTGTCCCCAAAAAGGGGATAAAGTCAGAGAGCATACCGTTAAGACTGGATTTCGACCCTGCGGAGTCTTCCCAGAAATACGTGATGAAGCTGATAAAGCTTAAGAGCGTAAAAGCCAAAGGAATTTCCAACGTCCTTCGAGCTCTGGTTAGCAAGGATGGGTTTATGAAGGCCCACGAACCGTCGAATACCCTGGTTGTGGTTGATAATGAACAGAACGTGAACAAGATAGCCGAAGTGATTGCGAATATTGATTACGAGAAGAAAATAGAGTTCATCAAAGTGCATAACACAAACTCGGCCAACGTTATTTTTAAGCTGCTTGAGATCTTCAATCCTAAAAGCGCCAAGGCCAAGCCGTCAAAAAGCAAGGATGGCGGTTTGATATCTGGAAGTTCTGAGCTATTAGGGTTTAAAGTGATAAACGACGAGAGGACAAATTCCATAATAGTGATTGCCGACCCGAGGGATCTTCCCCTGATAAAGGAGACGATCGCTGTTTTGGACATCGAGAGCGAGCACGCGGAACAGGACGTTTACGTTATAGCGGTTAAAAACGCCGACGCTGAGCAGATAATCGAAGTTCTGGGAAATCTGTTCGCGGAGGGGAAAGGGGGCGTAGTGTCTTCAGTTTCCTACCGTGATCAGACGCGGCAACCCGGCAGAACCGGCCAGCCTTCAAGCCGTCTCGGAGAGGGGAAAGTGGGCGGCAGCGGAAATGTCGGTGGTTTAGGTTCCCAGGGCGGGAACATCCAGAGGGGAGGGAGCGAGCAGACCGGCGCTTCAGTCATAGTGTCTTCGGGCGATGGGCTTAAGATAACTTCGGACCCGGCGACAAATTCCATCATAGTGATCGGTTCTCTCACGCAGTACAGAATGGTCAAGCAGATAGTGGATAAGCTTGACGTAAGGAGAAGGCAGGTGTTCGTGGAAGCCGCCATACTCGAGGTGGGCCTTGATAACCTTAATGCGCTGGGAACCAATTTCGGTCTCGGCGTTACAATCGAGGGCGACAACCTAGGTTTTATCGGACAGCAACTGCCGGGCATCCCAAGTCTTCTCGGAGTTGCGGCTGATCCCACAATTGCAACTGCTTCCATAGGCAGTCTCTCGGGGCTCTTTCTCGGAGTGGTGGGAGAGGAAGTTGACCCCGACGGTTCGGGTCCGCTTCCGTCTCTTCCTTCGTTCTCCGCGGTGTTTCAGGCGCTGAGTTCCGTGACCGACGTCAACGTTCTTTCAACCCCGAGTATTATTACAACCGACAACGAACCGGCCGAGATAGTAGTGGCTGACATAATACCGTTTCCGATGGGTAGCACTGTGGGAACAAGCGGCGTGACAGTTCAGACGATCGAGAGATTGCCGGTGGGAATAAGGCTCAGCATCACCCCTCAGATAAGCGAAGGAGAATACCTTAACCTTGACATAGTGACCGAGGTTTCCTCTACCCGAGAGGCGCCCGCGGGACTTAACACCGCCCAGTTCGGCATTGCGACTACAACAAGAAGTGCCGATTCGTCGGTTATAGTCAAAAATGGGCAGACCCTCGTTATAGGTGGGCTGGTTCAGGACAGAGAAGAGGTGCTTCACAACAAAACACCTCTGCTCGGAGATATTCCGCTGATTGGAAACCTGTTCAGGTTCAAGCGCAATCAGAACAGGAAGCTTAACCTGATGATACTTCTTACCCCACGGATAGTTGAGACGGAAAGCGATATGAAGCAGTTGCTTATGGATTACCAGAGAAGAAAGACCTTGCTTCATAGAAGGGATCTGAATACGCTTGAGTAAGGAAGTTTTTAGAAAATGAAGGCTCTTGACGAAATAATAGGCAGGCGTTACCCCGAGGTTATGGGGAGGATTGAAGAGCTTAAAGGGAAGAACGGTCGGAACACAGAAGACATACTACTCAAAACTGACGTACTCAAAGACTCCCCGGCTCTAGATGTTCTTTCCGAGTTTTACGGAGTCGAAAAAGTCGAATCGATTCCCGAAGACGATATAGATTATGAACTGATAAAGCAGTTTCCGATCAGCTTCGCGAAGAGATTCAGAATACTCCCAATAAGCAAAGACAACGGAACGCTCAAAGTCGTATTCGCCCCGCCTCAGGAACTCTATGCCCTTGACGAAGTCCGCTCCCGCTTTAACTGCTCGCTTGAAACTTACATTGCCCTTGAGCGCGTGCTGACCGACAGCATTAACAGGGTTTACGAGCAGGGCAAAGATGTTGTGTCAGAGGATATAAACGAAGGTTCGGGACTCTCCGACATGGAGTTTACCGAGCCCCAGGATCTGATTGAGGCTGAAGATGAAGCCCCGATCATAAAATTCATAAACACGCTTCTTTTTCAGGCGGTAAGGGAGCACGCAAGCGATATTCACATAGAGTGTTTCGAAAAAGAAGTGCTGGTACGGTTCAGAAAGGACGGCATTCTGCACGACGTGACGAAAGTTCCGAAGACAGTGCAGTCTTCGGTGATCTCGCGCGTGAAGATCATGTCTGAACTTGATATAGCCGAGAGAAGAAAGCCTCAGGACGGAAGCATAAGGCTGAAGATCGGGGGAAGGGATATCGATGTAAGGGTTTCGACGGTTCCCACCTCATGGGGAGAGAGCGTGGTAATGAGGCTGCTTTACAGGTCTTCGGTGCTGATGAGCTTCGAGCAGCTGGGTCTTGAAGGAGAAAAACTCGAGACGGTGGAATCCCTTATCAAATGTCCTCACGGGATCATTCTCGTTACGGGACCCACGGGAAGCGGAAAGACAACAAGCCTCTATGCTGCCCTGCAGAGAATCAATCTTCCCGACAAGAAAATAATCACTATAGAAGACCCGGTTGAATACCAGATACAGGGAATTAACCAGATCCAAGTCAACACCAAGGTCGGTCTTACGTTCGCAAACGGACTTCGCTCAATACTCAGGCAGGACCCCGACGTTATACTAGTCGGAGAGATAAGGGACAGGGAAACTGCCGATATTTCCATGAACGCTTCACTCACTGGGCATCTCGTGTTTTCCACGCTGCATACCAATGACTCGGTAAGCGCCGTGACCAGACTTGCCGATATGGGAGTGGAGTCCTTTCTTATAGCTTCTACCCTCTCGGCAGTTATAGCTCAGAGACTTGTCAGGATTCTTTGCACGCAGTGCAGAGAACAGTACGTGCCGGTTGATGAGGAGCTCGGTCGTATAGGACTTGCTCGCGAGGCCTGTCCAGAAGGAAAAATATACAGAGCCAAGGGATGCCAAGAGTGCATGGAGACAGGATTTTCGGGAAGAATAGCGATTTTTGAGATACTGCTTATCGATGATGAACTCAAAAACACTATTCTTACACACCCGGATTCTTCAACTCTTAAGGAGAAGGCCCTGAGAAACGGACTCATTACCCTTAGAATGGACGGTGCCGACAAAGTCGCAAAAGGCATAACGTCAATTGACGAAGTGCTCAGGGTTACGGAAGAGGAGCTGGCGGAGAGCTAGACCGCAGCTATCTTTAACATCGGTATTTCAAATGCCTGTTTATAACTATAAAGCCATCAACGACAAGGGCGAATCGGTAAAGGGAGTTGTCAGCGCGGAATCGGTCAAGATCGCAAGCGACAGGCTCAGAAAAGGCGGCATCTATCTTTCCTCTATAAAGGAGGCGAGCGGGTCTCGCCGCTCGTCGGTGAGCCTTCCGTGGAACAGGGTGAGCATCTCGGAACTTGCCGTTATGACAAGACAGTTCTCAACCCTGATTTCATCAGGTCTTCCTCTTGAGACCTCACTTGTGGCTCTTTACGAGCAGACCGATGACCAGAAGCTCAAGGGAATTCTCTCTCAGGTGCGAAGCCGGGTGAGTGAAGGCAGTTCTCTTCACGCCGCACTTGAGGAGCACGAAGGAGCTTTCTCTGATCTTTACGTGAGCATGGTTCGTGCCGGCGAGGCTAGCGGCACTCTTGATGTCGTGCTCGACCGTCTTGCGGATTTCCTTGAAAAGCAGCTTGAACTGACTTCGAAGATCAGGGGTGCCATGATATATCCGGCAATAATGTTTGTCGTCGGACTCGGGGTACTGGTTTTCATGATGACTTTCGTAATTCCCAAAGTCGCCGATATATTCGAGGCCAGTAACAAGGCTTTGCCGTTTGTTACCGTAATGCTTATAGGTGCAAGTGATTTTCTCAGGGAAAATTTTATCCTTCTGCTGGTTTTCTTGGCCGTCGTATTGTTTTTTGGACACAGGTACGTAAAAACTCCTTCCGGAAGGAAGGTCTACGACAGGTTTTCCCTGAGGATTCCAGTGTTCGGGAAAATGTCTTCAAAAGTGATGATTTCCCGTTTCACAAGAACGCTTGCCACGCTACTTTCAAGCGGCATTCCTCTTCTTGAATCCATCAGGGTGAGCGAATCGGTTATGGGAAACAGTCTTTATGTTGACAATATAAGGGATGTTCGGGTCAAGGTTGCAGAGGGAGCGGCATTCGGAGGCTGCCTTGGACAGACCGGGATTTTTCCTCCCTTAATGGTGAGAATGGTGTCTGTGGGCGAGGAAGCGGGTAAAATGGAAGTCATGCTGTCGAAGGTGGCCGATATGTATGATACCGAGGTCGACGGCATGCTTGCCACGCTGACTTCCCTTCTTGAGCCGGTAATGATACTGATTATGGGCGTCGTGATGGGTTTTATAGTTTTTGCTATACTTTTACCTGTGTTGAATCTAACTTCTGTAATAAGCTGAACAGGGAGGTAGAGAAAAATGAGATCCCAGATGGGGTTTACTCTGATTGAAATTATGGTGGTCGTGCTTATCATAGCGGGGCTTGCCTACATAGTGGGAACGAACGTGATAGGTCAGGGGGAGAGGGCAAAGGAAAAGCAGGCCATGATTCAGATCAAGCAGTTTGAGCAGGCGCTCCAGCTGTTTAAGTTTGATAACGGTTTTTATCCTGAAACCCAGCAGGGGCTACGCGTTCTGGTCGAACCGGTAACGGTGGGCAGGGAGGCCAAGAGGTGGAGACGTTATCTTGAATCCGCGAGCGTTCCACTTGATCCTTGGGGGAACGAGTTTGTGTATTTCGGGGTCGACCAGACCGAGGACGGATTGTACTATATAAGGTCTAACGGTCCGGATGGGGTAGGGAATTCAGACGATGATCTGTCCAACAGAGACAGATGAGAAAAAAATCCGCTGGTTTTACCTTAATTGAACTAATTGTGGTCGTTTTTCTGCTCGGAGCTTTTTTCTCCGTGGCCATGCCCAGAGTCCTCAAAACGGGTGACATGAACCTTCGCAGTGCTTCAAGGGGGCTTGTCACTACGATAAGGCATATTTACAGCAAAGCCATTTTTGAAAAACGGATATACAAGCTTTCTTTCGATATCGATACCGGAGAATACTGGGCAGAATTTCTTGAGGAAAACCAGTTTCGCTTGGAAGAGGATTCCGCACCTGGATTCAGAAAGCTTCCCAGCGGGGTTTTTTTCAGCGATATACAGACGGAGAGAACCCAAGGAAAGATTGGTTCCGGAAGAGACGCATTTATACTTTTTCTGCCGACAGGGATTGTTGACTCGGCGGTTATTCACCTGCGAACTGGTGAGGACAATTTTTTCACGCTCTCCACAAACCCCTACACTGGGGCCACTAAGATTTTTGACGAGTACGTCGAATTTAACAGCCGGTTTCAGAACTTGGCGGAACGGTAGGGAGAGGACTGTATGAGAGCCTCGAAAAACAGCATTTGCGGATTTACGTTGCTCGAAGTCATGGTTGCCGTGGGATTACTTGCCTTCGCAATGGTGTCAATCCTCGGCATTGTAGGTCACAATGTAAATCTTGCTACAAAGTCTACCAACTACCTGATAGCCACAAGTCTGGCCGACGACATAGCTTCACGGATTGACGCTGAAGGGCTCACGTCGGACTCGAAGAGAAGCGGGAAATTTGAAAATTATCCCGGTTTTGAGTGGTATCTCACAGTTTCCCCTTACAACTTAACCCAATTCGAAGCGAAAATGACCATTATCAGTGTTCTTATAACCTGGGACGACGGGGAGGAAAGCTATGAAATCAGCTTCGTCGATTCGGGATGATAAAAGCGGTTTCACCCTTATAGAAGTTCTTATCGTCGTTGCCATAACGGTCATCGTGCTCACGATGCTCTACAGTTCTTTTTCCCAGCTTATAACAGTCAAACGCAGGGTAGAGACGGAAAACGAATTGATTCAGGAAGCGAATACTATCCTGCTTAAGATGCGCCATGACCTAGTGAATGCTTTTCCCAGAGGGAATATCAATTCCGGGGTTTCTTCTCCTTCCGCATATAGCTACTTTACCGGGAGGCTCGAAGGGGATAACAGCAGAATAGTGTTCACCTCTTTTGCGAAGGACCCCACCCATTATTCCACCCAATCCGGCCAGAGCGAGATCTCCTACTATCTGGTTCCGCTCCGCGGCGAGCGCGAAGATATGTTTGCCCTTATGAGAAAGGATAATTACTGGATCGGAAACGATGAGGCTGGAGCCGCATATCCGATTTCGGAAAGGGTGCTGAGTTTCAGAGTGAATTTCCTTTCCGAACGATCCCCGGCATCGGCTGACGAGCAAGAGGTGTGGGAGTGGAATTCGTCAGTAATGCGAGGATTTCCAAAGGCGGTTCAAGTCCAGATCATTCTTTTGGGAGCAGGAGATCAGGAGGAGGCTTATTCCATGATTGTTGCTATACCGGTGGCTGACTGAATGTGCAGAGCAGATCCGAAAACAACGCAGAAGGGAATAGTACTTGTTATCGTTGTCATAACGATTGCAATACTTTCCACAATCGTGATTGATTTCATATACTCGACCCGAGTGAGTTACGAAATTTCCGCGAACAGCTCAAGCGATGTCCAGGCAAGACATATTGCGAAATCAGGGGTGAGAGTCGTGCGAGGGGTGCTGAGAAAGAAAACGCCAGAGGACTTGCCCTTGCTGCAGGGAATCCTTGGGCAGGCAATAAGCTCAGAAAACGGTTCCGACGGCTGGAAGCTTTCCATCATCTCTTTTCCCATCGGAGAAGGAAACATATCTCTTCAAGTTGTAGACGAGAGATCGAAAGTCAATCTCAATGCTCTTGTGGATCAGAGATCGGGCCGGGTGGATTTTCAGGTCCGAACGCAGCTAAATGAACTTTTCCGCTTTCTCGGGGTGGAGACGGAGAAGGCCGATCTCTTCGTGGCAAGTCTAGTGAACTGGCTTGACGGGGCGGCGCCGGGTAGCGGGAACGATCAGGACCCCGATGGAGCCGGTGGGAACTATTACACAAAACTTGATAATCCTTATTATATCAAGGACGGACTGCTTGACAGTGTTGAGGAAATTAGGATGATTGAGGGGATGGATAAGGACTTCTTTTTCCAAGTCAAAGACTATCTCACCGTATATCCTAAAGACAAGAAGGTGAATTTCAGCACCGCTTCAAAAACAGTGATAATGGCTACCATTAAGGCTGCGGGGGTTTCAGTCAACGAGAGGCAGAACGATCCCCGGGAGATAAAAGACAGCGTAGTCGGGAGGATGGCCGACGAGATAATCATTCGCAGGAGCACCAAGAGAGTCATATCTGCCAGCGAGACCACGAAAATCTTAAAGGGAGTGGACTCCAGTCTAAAGATAAGCTCCGGCATTTCGGGAGTGGTTCTTAAGGGCGGGAAAAGTGATGTCTACACCGCTGTTTCCACGGGTATAGTGGGAGAGCAAATTCCCGTTACAAGACAGGTTCAGGCCGTTATCCGTAAAGATCTGAAAAAGAAAAATTCGTATCCGACCGTGGCGTCTTGGAGAGAAAGGTAAAAGCCGAAGTGGCGGAATAGGTAGACGCGCAGGATTCAGGATCCTGTGGGCATTGCGCCCGTGGGGGTTCGACTCCCCCCTTCGGCAGAGCATAAAAAAAGGGGTGCCTTTTCGAAGGACACCCCTTTTTTATCAGTTTTTTTCCTGCTTATACGTCGTAATAAAGCATGAACTCATACGGTACGGGTCTCAACCTGATCGGGTTGATTTCGTTTTCCGTTTTGTAGTCAATCCATGTCTCAATTACGTCCTCTGTGAAGACTCCTCCTTTGAGCAGAAACTCGTGATCATCTTCAAGGGCCTTGATGGCCTCTTCAAGTGAACCTGGTACGGAGGGAACGCTTGCCAGCTCCTCGGGCCCCAGAGCATAGATATCCTTATCCAGCGGATCTCCCGGCTTGATCTTGTTTTCGATTCCGTCAAGCCCAGCCATCAACATAGCGGAAAACGTCAGGTAACCGTTGCATGAAGGATCCGGGAACCTGGTCTCTATTCTCTTTGCTTTGGGGCTGGGAGAATACATGGGGATCCTTACCGCGGCGCTTCTGTTTCTCGCCGAATAGGCGAGGTTAACTGGAGCTTCGAACCCGGGAACGAGCCTTCTGTATGAATTCGTTATCGGGTTGCTGAATGCGCATATGGCCCTCGCATGCTTCAATATTCCGCCTACATAATGCATCGCAAGGTCGCTCAGTCCCGCGTACCCCTTTCCTGCGAAAAGAGGCTTTCCGTTTTTCCACAGGGACTGGTGAACATGCATTCCGGAGCCATTGTCGTCGAAGACGGGTTTCGGCATGAAAGTGACCGTTTTCCCGTGTTCCCGGGCAACGTTCTTTACCACGTACTTGTACCATTTCATGTTGTCTCCCATGTCGACCAGCGGGGCGAAACGCATATCGATTTCAGCCTGTCCCGATGTCGCAACCTCGTGGTGATGGGCTTCGACGGAAATACCAAGGCTTAGAAGCGTGCTTACCATTTCGGAGCGTATGTCGTGCATGCTGTCTGAAGGAGGCGTTGGAAAGTAGCCCTCCTTGTGCCTGAGCTT
Proteins encoded in this window:
- the gspD gene encoding type II secretion system protein GspD, which produces MKYFLNKNLFPILSAVLVFSASVLCPQLAPAEKSEPLPDLTRAKVVVAPGTRLKKANGEDSPAEPTDIAKEATELLAEEAAKDPDKQDLRSLGKDALKVSGNETLEGLVEDPGLPLDLAEEEIVAEVERAPGPETKKPEETVAVSGDETLGEEGEEIPEGEGMVNLRSNMTLNEMVKTISEITSEVYLLSDKIRDKNVTIITPEGGFEKENAFRIFEILLDMNGYSVISAEGVNKVVPKKGIKSESIPLRLDFDPAESSQKYVMKLIKLKSVKAKGISNVLRALVSKDGFMKAHEPSNTLVVVDNEQNVNKIAEVIANIDYEKKIEFIKVHNTNSANVIFKLLEIFNPKSAKAKPSKSKDGGLISGSSELLGFKVINDERTNSIIVIADPRDLPLIKETIAVLDIESEHAEQDVYVIAVKNADAEQIIEVLGNLFAEGKGGVVSSVSYRDQTRQPGRTGQPSSRLGEGKVGGSGNVGGLGSQGGNIQRGGSEQTGASVIVSSGDGLKITSDPATNSIIVIGSLTQYRMVKQIVDKLDVRRRQVFVEAAILEVGLDNLNALGTNFGLGVTIEGDNLGFIGQQLPGIPSLLGVAADPTIATASIGSLSGLFLGVVGEEVDPDGSGPLPSLPSFSAVFQALSSVTDVNVLSTPSIITTDNEPAEIVVADIIPFPMGSTVGTSGVTVQTIERLPVGIRLSITPQISEGEYLNLDIVTEVSSTREAPAGLNTAQFGIATTTRSADSSVIVKNGQTLVIGGLVQDREEVLHNKTPLLGDIPLIGNLFRFKRNQNRKLNLMILLTPRIVETESDMKQLLMDYQRRKTLLHRRDLNTLE
- the gspE gene encoding type II secretion system protein GspE; the encoded protein is MGRIEELKGKNGRNTEDILLKTDVLKDSPALDVLSEFYGVEKVESIPEDDIDYELIKQFPISFAKRFRILPISKDNGTLKVVFAPPQELYALDEVRSRFNCSLETYIALERVLTDSINRVYEQGKDVVSEDINEGSGLSDMEFTEPQDLIEAEDEAPIIKFINTLLFQAVREHASDIHIECFEKEVLVRFRKDGILHDVTKVPKTVQSSVISRVKIMSELDIAERRKPQDGSIRLKIGGRDIDVRVSTVPTSWGESVVMRLLYRSSVLMSFEQLGLEGEKLETVESLIKCPHGIILVTGPTGSGKTTSLYAALQRINLPDKKIITIEDPVEYQIQGINQIQVNTKVGLTFANGLRSILRQDPDVILVGEIRDRETADISMNASLTGHLVFSTLHTNDSVSAVTRLADMGVESFLIASTLSAVIAQRLVRILCTQCREQYVPVDEELGRIGLAREACPEGKIYRAKGCQECMETGFSGRIAIFEILLIDDELKNTILTHPDSSTLKEKALRNGLITLRMDGADKVAKGITSIDEVLRVTEEELAES
- the gspF gene encoding type II secretion system protein GspF, encoding MPVYNYKAINDKGESVKGVVSAESVKIASDRLRKGGIYLSSIKEASGSRRSSVSLPWNRVSISELAVMTRQFSTLISSGLPLETSLVALYEQTDDQKLKGILSQVRSRVSEGSSLHAALEEHEGAFSDLYVSMVRAGEASGTLDVVLDRLADFLEKQLELTSKIRGAMIYPAIMFVVGLGVLVFMMTFVIPKVADIFEASNKALPFVTVMLIGASDFLRENFILLLVFLAVVLFFGHRYVKTPSGRKVYDRFSLRIPVFGKMSSKVMISRFTRTLATLLSSGIPLLESIRVSESVMGNSLYVDNIRDVRVKVAEGAAFGGCLGQTGIFPPLMVRMVSVGEEAGKMEVMLSKVADMYDTEVDGMLATLTSLLEPVMILIMGVVMGFIVFAILLPVLNLTSVIS
- the gspG gene encoding type II secretion system protein GspG, whose amino-acid sequence is MRSQMGFTLIEIMVVVLIIAGLAYIVGTNVIGQGERAKEKQAMIQIKQFEQALQLFKFDNGFYPETQQGLRVLVEPVTVGREAKRWRRYLESASVPLDPWGNEFVYFGVDQTEDGLYYIRSNGPDGVGNSDDDLSNRDR
- a CDS encoding type II secretion system protein, coding for MRKKSAGFTLIELIVVVFLLGAFFSVAMPRVLKTGDMNLRSASRGLVTTIRHIYSKAIFEKRIYKLSFDIDTGEYWAEFLEENQFRLEEDSAPGFRKLPSGVFFSDIQTERTQGKIGSGRDAFILFLPTGIVDSAVIHLRTGEDNFFTLSTNPYTGATKIFDEYVEFNSRFQNLAER
- a CDS encoding prepilin-type N-terminal cleavage/methylation domain-containing protein — its product is MKSASSIRDDKSGFTLIEVLIVVAITVIVLTMLYSSFSQLITVKRRVETENELIQEANTILLKMRHDLVNAFPRGNINSGVSSPSAYSYFTGRLEGDNSRIVFTSFAKDPTHYSTQSGQSEISYYLVPLRGEREDMFALMRKDNYWIGNDEAGAAYPISERVLSFRVNFLSERSPASADEQEVWEWNSSVMRGFPKAVQVQIILLGAGDQEEAYSMIVAIPVAD
- a CDS encoding general secretion pathway protein GspK, which gives rise to MCRADPKTTQKGIVLVIVVITIAILSTIVIDFIYSTRVSYEISANSSSDVQARHIAKSGVRVVRGVLRKKTPEDLPLLQGILGQAISSENGSDGWKLSIISFPIGEGNISLQVVDERSKVNLNALVDQRSGRVDFQVRTQLNELFRFLGVETEKADLFVASLVNWLDGAAPGSGNDQDPDGAGGNYYTKLDNPYYIKDGLLDSVEEIRMIEGMDKDFFFQVKDYLTVYPKDKKVNFSTASKTVIMATIKAAGVSVNERQNDPREIKDSVVGRMADEIIIRRSTKRVISASETTKILKGVDSSLKISSGISGVVLKGGKSDVYTAVSTGIVGEQIPVTRQVQAVIRKDLKKKNSYPTVASWRER
- the glnA gene encoding type I glutamate--ammonia ligase — protein: MATKSGQPASPKKPAEVIKFIKDYEIEFVDLRFLDFIGMWQHFTIPAEEVDKSFFENGLGFDGSSIRGWQAINTSDMLIMPDPTTCKVDPFMQAQTLVIICNIEDPITREPYTRDPRNIARKAVSFMQGTKIADTAYFGPELEFFILDDVRYDQSPRGGYYFIDSEEGIWNSGADEQPNLGHKLRHKEGYFPTPPSDSMHDIRSEMVSTLLSLGISVEAHHHEVATSGQAEIDMRFAPLVDMGDNMKWYKYVVKNVAREHGKTVTFMPKPVFDDNGSGMHVHQSLWKNGKPLFAGKGYAGLSDLAMHYVGGILKHARAICAFSNPITNSYRRLVPGFEAPVNLAYSARNRSAAVRIPMYSPSPKAKRIETRFPDPSCNGYLTFSAMLMAGLDGIENKIKPGDPLDKDIYALGPEELASVPSVPGSLEEAIKALEDDHEFLLKGGVFTEDVIETWIDYKTENEINPIRLRPVPYEFMLYYDV